The Esox lucius isolate fEsoLuc1 chromosome 5, fEsoLuc1.pri, whole genome shotgun sequence genome includes a region encoding these proteins:
- the LOC105006083 gene encoding tripartite motif-containing protein 16-like isoform X1 — translation MAVAINCSICLDLLKDPVTIPCGHSYCLGCIKACLDKEDDKGIYSCPQCKQTFKSRPVLNRNTILAELVKKLKKTRLQAAPPGHCYAGPGDVECDSCTGRKLKAVKSCLVCLASFCETHLQPHNESPAFKKHKLVQASTQLQEKICSHHDKLLEVFCRTDQQCICLLCTITEHKGHETVSATTERTDKQKQLGEKHQKSQMRIQEREKEIQELRQAVDSLKHSAQAAVEDNERVFTELIRSIKRMHSEMNHLIRAQEKTQVSFAEGHLEQLELEVAKLRRIDVELNQLSRTEDHIHFLQSFQSLCDSLGSEALPSITVNHHVSFEHVNKSISELTDQLQDLCKKEMDKISGKVTTVQIERPIEPKTREDFQTYSCQLTLDPNTANQYLCLSEGNRKVTSSDKFQSYPEHPDRFTSYYQVLCREGLSGVCYWEVEWSGKEIVVAVSYKEISRKGDVYKSWFGYNDQSRFGFNNQSWRFSCSTSRCCFYYNNISTVIPVPCSSRVGVYLDHRAGTLSFYSVSDTMTLLHIVQTTFTQPLYPGFYVNGSVKILTPQ, via the exons ATGGCTGTGGCCATCAATTGTTCAATCTGTTTAGATCTACTGAAGGATCCAGTTACTATTCCATGTGGACACAGCTATTGTTTGGGTTGTATTAAGGCCTGCTTGGATAAGGAAGATGACAAGGGAATCTACAGCTGCCCCCAGTGCAAACAGACCTTCAAGTCAAGACCTGTTCTAAACAGGAACACCATCCTGGCTGAATTGGTGAAGAAATTAAAGAAGACAAGACTCCAAGCTGCTCCTCCTggtcattgttatgctggaCCTGGAGATGTGGAGTGTGATTCCTGCACTGGAAGAAAACTCAAAGCTGTCAAgtcctgtctggtgtgtctggcCTCTTTCTGTGAGACTCACCTCCAGCCTCATAATGAATCTCCTGCCTTTAAAAAGCACAAGTTGGTCCAAGCCTCCACACAACTACAGGAGAAGATCTGTTCTCATCATGATAAACTACTGGAGGTTTTCTGTCGTACTGATCAGCAGTGTATTTGTCTGCTTTGTACAATAACTGAACATAAAGGTCATGAAACAGTCTCAGCCacaacagaaaggactgacaaaCAG AAACAGTTGGGTGAGAAACATCAGAAATCCCAAATGAGaatccaggagagagagaaggagattcAGGAGTTGAGACAGGCTGTGGACTCTCTGAAG CACTCTGCACAGGCAGCAGTGGAGGACAATGAGAGGGTCTTTACTGAGCTTATCCGCTCCATTAAGAGAATGCACTCTGAGATGAACCACCTGATCAGAGCTCAGGAGAAGACTCAAGTGAGTTTTGCTGAAGGACACTTGGAGCAACTAGAGTTGGAGGTTGCTAAACTGAGGAGAATAGATGTTGAACTGAATCAGCTCTCACGCACAGAGGATCACATCCATTTCCTCCAG AGTTTCCAGTCTCTTTGTGACTCTCTTGGATCTGAGGCCTTACCCAGCATCACTGTCAATCATCACGTTTCCTTTGAGCATGTGAATAAATCAATCTCTGAACTGACAGATCAACTACAAGATTTATGCAAAAAGGAAATGGACAAGATATCTGGGAAAG TTACTACAGTTCAGATTGAACGACCTATTGAgcccaagaccagagaggatTTCCAAACAT ATTCCTGCCAGCTGACTTTGGATCCCAATACAGCAAATcagtacctgtgtctgtctgaggggaaCAGAAAAGTGACATCTAGTGATAAATTCCAGTCCTATCCTGAACATCCAGACAGGTTTACCTCTTACTaccaggtgttgtgtagagagggtctgtctggagtctgttactgggaggtagagtggagtgggaaAGAGATTGTTGTAGCTGTCTCATATAAAGAGATCAGCAGGAAAGGAGATGTTTATAAGTCTTGGTTTGGTTATAATGATCAGAGTCGGTTTGGTTTTAATAATCAGTCTTGGAGGTTTTCCTGCTCTACATCCAGATGTTGTTTCTATTACAATAATATCAGTACTGTAATCCCTGTCCCTTGCTCctccagagtaggagtgtatctggaccacagggcaggaactctgtccttctacagtgtctctgacacaatgaccctCCTCCACATAGTGCAGACCACATTCACTCAGCCACTCTATCCTGGGTTCTATGTTAATGGATCTGTGAAGATACTGACGCCTCAGTGA
- the LOC105006083 gene encoding tripartite motif-containing protein 16-like isoform X2: protein MAVAINCSICLDLLKDPVTIPCGHSYCLGCIKACLDKEDDKGIYSCPQCKQTFKSRPVLNRNTILAELVKKLKKTRLQAAPPGHCYAGPGDVECDSCTGRKLKAVKSCLVCLASFCETHLQPHNESPAFKKHKLVQASTQLQEKICSHHDKLLEVFCRTDQQCICLLCTITEHKGHETVSATTERTDKQKQLGEKHQKSQMRIQEREKEIQELRQAVDSLKHSAQAAVEDNERVFTELIRSIKRMHSEMNHLIRAQEKTQSFQSLCDSLGSEALPSITVNHHVSFEHVNKSISELTDQLQDLCKKEMDKISGKVTTVQIERPIEPKTREDFQTYSCQLTLDPNTANQYLCLSEGNRKVTSSDKFQSYPEHPDRFTSYYQVLCREGLSGVCYWEVEWSGKEIVVAVSYKEISRKGDVYKSWFGYNDQSRFGFNNQSWRFSCSTSRCCFYYNNISTVIPVPCSSRVGVYLDHRAGTLSFYSVSDTMTLLHIVQTTFTQPLYPGFYVNGSVKILTPQ, encoded by the exons ATGGCTGTGGCCATCAATTGTTCAATCTGTTTAGATCTACTGAAGGATCCAGTTACTATTCCATGTGGACACAGCTATTGTTTGGGTTGTATTAAGGCCTGCTTGGATAAGGAAGATGACAAGGGAATCTACAGCTGCCCCCAGTGCAAACAGACCTTCAAGTCAAGACCTGTTCTAAACAGGAACACCATCCTGGCTGAATTGGTGAAGAAATTAAAGAAGACAAGACTCCAAGCTGCTCCTCCTggtcattgttatgctggaCCTGGAGATGTGGAGTGTGATTCCTGCACTGGAAGAAAACTCAAAGCTGTCAAgtcctgtctggtgtgtctggcCTCTTTCTGTGAGACTCACCTCCAGCCTCATAATGAATCTCCTGCCTTTAAAAAGCACAAGTTGGTCCAAGCCTCCACACAACTACAGGAGAAGATCTGTTCTCATCATGATAAACTACTGGAGGTTTTCTGTCGTACTGATCAGCAGTGTATTTGTCTGCTTTGTACAATAACTGAACATAAAGGTCATGAAACAGTCTCAGCCacaacagaaaggactgacaaaCAG AAACAGTTGGGTGAGAAACATCAGAAATCCCAAATGAGaatccaggagagagagaaggagattcAGGAGTTGAGACAGGCTGTGGACTCTCTGAAG CACTCTGCACAGGCAGCAGTGGAGGACAATGAGAGGGTCTTTACTGAGCTTATCCGCTCCATTAAGAGAATGCACTCTGAGATGAACCACCTGATCAGAGCTCAGGAGAAGACTCAA AGTTTCCAGTCTCTTTGTGACTCTCTTGGATCTGAGGCCTTACCCAGCATCACTGTCAATCATCACGTTTCCTTTGAGCATGTGAATAAATCAATCTCTGAACTGACAGATCAACTACAAGATTTATGCAAAAAGGAAATGGACAAGATATCTGGGAAAG TTACTACAGTTCAGATTGAACGACCTATTGAgcccaagaccagagaggatTTCCAAACAT ATTCCTGCCAGCTGACTTTGGATCCCAATACAGCAAATcagtacctgtgtctgtctgaggggaaCAGAAAAGTGACATCTAGTGATAAATTCCAGTCCTATCCTGAACATCCAGACAGGTTTACCTCTTACTaccaggtgttgtgtagagagggtctgtctggagtctgttactgggaggtagagtggagtgggaaAGAGATTGTTGTAGCTGTCTCATATAAAGAGATCAGCAGGAAAGGAGATGTTTATAAGTCTTGGTTTGGTTATAATGATCAGAGTCGGTTTGGTTTTAATAATCAGTCTTGGAGGTTTTCCTGCTCTACATCCAGATGTTGTTTCTATTACAATAATATCAGTACTGTAATCCCTGTCCCTTGCTCctccagagtaggagtgtatctggaccacagggcaggaactctgtccttctacagtgtctctgacacaatgaccctCCTCCACATAGTGCAGACCACATTCACTCAGCCACTCTATCCTGGGTTCTATGTTAATGGATCTGTGAAGATACTGACGCCTCAGTGA